From Cellulophaga lytica DSM 7489, a single genomic window includes:
- a CDS encoding FMN-binding negative transcriptional regulator, which yields MYIPPSYQNNNTEEVKNFIKNNSFGILVNQTNGKPWATHIPLELHTKNGKDILVGHIAKANPQWHNFKETPEVLCIFNGPHSYVSSSWYKNEEVPTWNYIAVHIYGKITIVDKDTAMEGLHNLVDKYEQASECPLHLNNLSKGTLAQVNGIVAFEIEITDIQATYKLSQTREEDKPKIIEELEKRDPSAKEIAKHMKK from the coding sequence ATGTACATACCACCAAGCTACCAAAACAATAATACAGAAGAAGTAAAAAACTTTATTAAAAATAATAGTTTTGGCATTTTAGTAAACCAAACTAATGGTAAGCCTTGGGCTACACATATACCTTTAGAGTTACATACAAAAAACGGCAAGGATATACTTGTAGGGCATATTGCTAAAGCTAATCCGCAATGGCATAATTTTAAAGAAACACCAGAAGTACTATGTATTTTTAATGGACCACATAGTTATGTATCATCATCATGGTACAAAAACGAGGAAGTACCTACCTGGAACTACATTGCTGTACACATTTATGGCAAAATTACCATTGTAGACAAAGATACAGCTATGGAAGGATTGCATAATTTGGTTGATAAGTACGAGCAAGCATCAGAATGCCCGTTACATTTAAACAACCTATCTAAAGGTACATTAGCACAAGTAAATGGTATTGTTGCTTTTGAGATTGAAATTACAGACATACAAGCAACGTACAAACTATCACAAACACGAGAAGAAGACAAACCAAAAATAATTGAAGAGTTAGAAAAAAGAGATCCAAGTGCCAAGGAAATTGCTAAACATATGAAAAAATAA
- a CDS encoding endonuclease/exonuclease/phosphatase family protein, giving the protein MNKRIIIVLVLIFSFTTTKALCQSVKAMTYNIKYDNTSDTINNWNFRKAKMAALIQHYSPSFLGIQEGLHNQVSYLDSNLPNYNYIGVGRDDGKQKGEYSAIYYNKNNFKVIKSNTFWLSTTPNKISVGWDAAMERICTYGLFQHKKTKQYYWVFNAHFDHIGVEARKNSAKLIVEKIKNLNTKNYPVILMGDFNVTPTTEAITTITNYIPDSYTNSLTTPYGPKGTFNGFTNRILDHRIDYVFAKNLNVLSVKVIDDRLDNNKHISDHLPVLATVIKE; this is encoded by the coding sequence ATGAATAAAAGAATTATTATTGTACTAGTACTTATATTTTCTTTTACTACTACAAAAGCTCTGTGCCAGTCTGTAAAAGCAATGACATACAATATTAAGTATGACAATACTAGTGATACCATAAACAACTGGAATTTTCGTAAAGCTAAAATGGCAGCTCTAATACAACATTATAGTCCGTCTTTTTTAGGCATACAAGAAGGTTTACATAACCAGGTTAGTTATTTAGACTCTAATTTACCTAACTATAATTACATAGGCGTTGGTAGAGATGATGGTAAACAAAAAGGAGAATACAGTGCCATTTACTACAATAAAAATAATTTTAAGGTTATAAAATCTAATACATTTTGGCTATCTACAACACCTAACAAAATTTCTGTTGGTTGGGATGCTGCAATGGAACGTATTTGTACTTACGGGCTATTTCAACATAAAAAAACAAAACAGTATTACTGGGTTTTTAATGCTCACTTTGACCATATTGGTGTAGAAGCTCGTAAAAATTCTGCCAAATTAATTGTAGAAAAAATAAAGAACCTAAACACCAAAAACTACCCAGTTATTTTAATGGGCGATTTTAATGTAACACCTACCACAGAGGCTATTACTACAATTACAAACTACATACCAGACAGTTATACAAATAGCTTAACTACTCCTTACGGACCAAAAGGTACTTTTAATGGGTTTACAAACCGTATTTTAGACCACAGAATAGACTATGTTTTTGCTAAAAACCTAAACGTTTTATCTGTAAAAGTTATAGATGACAGGCTAGATAACAACAAACACATATCAGACCATTTACCCGTATTAGCAACAGTAATAAAAGAATAA
- the rluF gene encoding 23S rRNA pseudouridine(2604) synthase RluF, with the protein MKEIQATRINKYLSEVGYCSRRAADKLIDQGRVTINGKIPEMGTKIIPTDEVRVDGELISESKEDFVYLAFNKPVGIVCTTDTRVEKDNIIDYINYPKRIFPIGRLDKPSEGLIFLTNDGDIVNKILRARNHHEKEYIVKVDNIITDDFVHQMSNGIPILDTITRKCKVEKLSKYEFRIILTQGLNRQIRRMTEYLGYNVVKLKRVRIMNISLDMPVGTYREFTKEELKEINRLVSTSAKTYKDE; encoded by the coding sequence ATGAAAGAAATACAGGCTACCAGAATTAACAAATACCTAAGTGAAGTTGGTTATTGCTCTCGCCGGGCGGCAGACAAGCTTATAGACCAAGGGCGTGTAACCATTAACGGAAAAATACCAGAAATGGGCACCAAAATTATTCCTACAGATGAAGTACGTGTAGATGGAGAGCTAATATCTGAGTCTAAAGAAGATTTTGTGTACCTAGCATTTAACAAACCCGTTGGCATTGTTTGTACTACAGATACACGTGTAGAAAAAGATAATATTATAGACTATATAAATTACCCTAAGCGTATTTTTCCTATTGGTAGATTAGATAAACCTAGTGAAGGTTTAATTTTTTTAACTAATGATGGTGACATAGTAAACAAAATTCTACGCGCTAGAAATCATCACGAGAAAGAATACATTGTTAAAGTAGACAATATTATTACAGATGATTTTGTACACCAAATGAGTAACGGTATTCCTATTTTAGATACTATTACCAGAAAATGTAAAGTAGAAAAATTAAGTAAATACGAGTTTAGAATTATACTTACTCAAGGTTTAAACAGACAAATTAGGAGAATGACAGAGTATTTAGGATACAATGTTGTAAAACTAAAACGTGTGCGTATAATGAACATTTCTTTAGATATGCCTGTTGGTACATACCGTGAGTTTACTAAAGAAGAATTAAAAGAAATTAATAGATTAGTATCAACTTCTGCTAAAACCTACAAAGATGAATAA
- a CDS encoding 2TM domain-containing protein has translation MFNIKKILKISIYITVVISVINVLGSIGDGFSLIKTLRGIAITFLYSFVLSVVNSYYFQYISNIYSWEEQPKKRLWLGALGSVVLTVIAFAIVKFIIAIVLFGTSVEYYVNNQTLSPYMIAILISIVVSLALHAYYFYKYIQDSKIKEQKIIAGTASAKFDALKNQLDPHFLFNSLNVLTSLIEEDPFQAQKFTTSLSKVYRYVLEQKNKDLVTVDEELQFAKTYIRLLKMRFEDSIVFEVPEKSSNPDAKIIPLSLQLLLENAVKHNIVSSNKPLHLKVEEIDNMLIVSNNLQEKKVVKKSSGVGLKNIHQRYQMLTDRTVIINKGETEFSVHLPILTKQVSTMETQKVHLDEKRYQRAKERVEKIKGFTYNLVAYCFVIPFLIWLNYQTTDFPWSVFPAFGWGLGLTAHGMEAFGYNPLFGKNWENRKIKEYMEDDKF, from the coding sequence ATGTTCAATATAAAAAAGATATTAAAAATAAGTATTTACATAACAGTTGTAATATCTGTTATAAATGTACTTGGTAGTATAGGTGATGGCTTTTCATTAATAAAAACATTGCGTGGTATAGCAATTACCTTTCTTTATTCTTTTGTTTTAAGCGTGGTAAATTCATACTACTTTCAATATATATCTAACATTTATAGCTGGGAAGAGCAACCTAAAAAGAGATTGTGGCTTGGTGCATTAGGGTCTGTAGTACTAACAGTTATTGCTTTTGCAATTGTAAAATTTATAATTGCTATTGTGCTTTTTGGTACTAGCGTAGAGTACTATGTAAACAACCAAACGTTGTCTCCTTATATGATAGCTATACTAATATCTATAGTGGTTTCATTAGCATTGCATGCTTATTACTTTTACAAGTACATACAAGACTCTAAAATAAAAGAACAAAAAATAATAGCAGGTACAGCATCTGCAAAGTTTGATGCTTTAAAAAATCAGTTAGATCCACATTTTTTATTTAATAGTTTAAATGTGTTAACTAGTTTAATAGAGGAAGATCCTTTTCAGGCTCAAAAGTTTACCACATCATTATCTAAAGTATACAGGTATGTATTAGAACAAAAAAATAAAGATTTGGTAACTGTAGATGAAGAGTTGCAATTTGCTAAAACGTACATACGCTTATTAAAAATGAGATTTGAAGATAGTATTGTTTTTGAAGTACCTGAAAAAAGTAGCAATCCAGATGCCAAAATAATACCGCTATCACTGCAATTATTGTTAGAAAATGCAGTAAAACACAATATAGTATCATCTAACAAGCCTTTACATTTAAAGGTAGAAGAGATAGACAATATGCTAATTGTAAGTAACAATTTGCAAGAGAAAAAAGTAGTTAAAAAAAGTAGTGGTGTTGGACTAAAAAACATACACCAACGCTACCAAATGTTAACAGACAGAACAGTAATTATTAATAAAGGCGAAACAGAATTTAGTGTTCATTTGCCAATTTTAACCAAACAAGTATCAACTATGGAAACGCAAAAAGTACATTTAGACGAAAAACGCTATCAAAGAGCAAAAGAAAGAGTAGAAAAAATTAAAGGATTTACATATAACCTAGTAGCATATTGTTTTGTTATCCCTTTTTTAATATGGTTAAACTACCAAACAACAGATTTTCCTTGGTCGGTTTTTCCTGCCTTTGGCTGGGGATTAGGGCTTACAGCACACGGTATGGAAGCCTTTGGCTACAACCCATTATTTGGTAAAAATTGGGAAAACCGTAAGATTAAAGAATATATGGAGGACGATAAATTTTAA
- a CDS encoding 2TM domain-containing protein, which produces MEINTNQDKYTRAKERVKDEKEFYNKVISSVFTIAIVASINYYLNEFSNPWFLWVVLGLSISLIFKAIKVFSFFPFMGRDWEQKKINQLMKEEEETSKKWR; this is translated from the coding sequence ATGGAGATTAATACTAACCAAGATAAATACACAAGAGCTAAAGAGCGTGTAAAAGATGAAAAAGAGTTTTATAACAAAGTAATTTCGTCTGTATTTACAATAGCTATAGTAGCATCAATTAATTATTACCTAAACGAGTTTAGCAACCCTTGGTTTTTGTGGGTAGTATTAGGCTTAAGCATTAGTCTTATTTTTAAAGCAATAAAAGTATTTAGCTTTTTTCCGTTTATGGGTAGAGACTGGGAACAAAAGAAAATTAACCAGTTAATGAAAGAGGAAGAAGAAACAAGTAAAAAATGGAGGTAA
- a CDS encoding 2TM domain-containing protein, whose translation MENYNEQYRNEKLERAKEKIKELKGFYIHFTVYVIVNLFILGSIVVNSGWDAFFNIGTYFTPFFWGLGIVGHYSKVSGSLPFFSKDWENRQIEKYMEKEKRESEDFLKKK comes from the coding sequence ATGGAAAACTATAATGAGCAATACAGAAACGAAAAGCTAGAGAGGGCTAAAGAAAAAATAAAAGAATTAAAAGGCTTTTACATACATTTTACGGTTTATGTTATTGTAAACCTATTTATTTTAGGATCTATTGTTGTTAACTCTGGATGGGATGCCTTTTTTAATATAGGAACATATTTTACTCCGTTCTTTTGGGGATTAGGTATAGTAGGACACTATTCTAAAGTAAGCGGCTCATTACCATTTTTTAGTAAAGATTGGGAAAACCGTCAGATTGAAAAGTATATGGAAAAAGAAAAAAGAGAGTCAGAAGACTTTTTAAAAAAGAAATAA
- a CDS encoding 2TM domain-containing protein, producing the protein MKKAPLSKLERAEKKVKEIKDFYNHLGWFLVVNIVVLIVRFRLFDIFPVESISVGKNISTWIDVNMTVMPLLWLFGLTCHGLYVFKDKFRFFKDWEQRQIEKYMEEDEQTKYL; encoded by the coding sequence ATGAAAAAAGCACCATTAAGTAAGTTAGAAAGAGCAGAGAAAAAAGTAAAAGAAATTAAAGATTTTTACAACCATTTGGGATGGTTTTTGGTAGTAAATATTGTAGTGCTAATTGTTAGGTTTAGACTGTTTGATATTTTTCCTGTAGAATCTATTTCTGTAGGAAAAAACATCTCTACTTGGATAGATGTTAATATGACGGTAATGCCATTACTTTGGTTATTTGGATTAACCTGCCACGGACTATATGTTTTTAAAGATAAGTTCCGTTTTTTTAAAGATTGGGAACAACGACAAATTGAAAAGTATATGGAAGAAGATGAGCAAACAAAATACTTGTAG
- a CDS encoding LytR/AlgR family response regulator transcription factor: protein MNVIIIEDEKPAARRLSRLLAELNVTVSTMLHSVEESIIWFNENDHPDLIFLDIQLSDGLSFEIFDQVNVKSAIIFTTAYDEYALQAFKLNSIDYLLKPIDDEELEVAVNKYKNMTASKTKIAVDFEDIKKLLVNPIEREYKKRFTVKVGQHIKIINADEIECFFSENKGTYAATADGRNYLLDVTLENLESELEPKNFFRVSRKFYVNVNYIKDIVSYTNSRLKIVLNKYNDSEIIVSREKVKDFKLWLE, encoded by the coding sequence ATGAATGTAATAATTATTGAAGATGAAAAACCAGCAGCAAGAAGACTAAGTAGGTTGCTTGCAGAATTAAATGTAACAGTCTCTACAATGTTACACTCGGTTGAAGAATCTATAATTTGGTTTAATGAGAATGATCATCCAGATTTAATTTTTTTAGACATACAATTATCTGATGGTTTGTCTTTTGAAATTTTTGATCAGGTAAATGTAAAAAGTGCTATTATTTTTACTACTGCTTATGATGAATATGCACTACAAGCTTTTAAGTTAAATAGTATAGATTATTTACTAAAACCTATAGATGATGAAGAGCTAGAAGTTGCCGTAAATAAGTATAAAAATATGACTGCTTCTAAAACTAAAATAGCTGTAGATTTTGAAGACATAAAAAAGCTACTTGTAAACCCAATTGAACGTGAGTATAAAAAACGATTTACAGTTAAAGTTGGGCAGCACATAAAAATTATTAATGCAGACGAAATAGAATGTTTTTTTAGTGAAAACAAAGGAACCTATGCTGCTACAGCAGACGGTAGAAATTACTTGTTAGATGTTACCTTAGAAAATTTAGAGTCTGAGCTAGAACCTAAAAATTTCTTTAGAGTAAGTCGTAAATTTTACGTTAATGTAAACTATATAAAAGATATTGTATCTTACACAAATTCTAGGCTAAAAATTGTATTAAATAAGTATAACGACTCAGAAATTATAGTAAGCAGAGAAAAGGTAAAGGACTTTAAGTTATGGTTAGAATAA
- a CDS encoding LETM1-related biofilm-associated protein, with product MNPSASGWIDKFGQIVTNSTVVYSNFNDLYRSLCTTGFIYGIHVKWLHFIPITHTPTEDENAKANLISALYFTYLLEKKDYNYANFIDLTIRFYEALDINSSFFDKVFTGSKASNKLEAILKSRVFLEDNLINKTFGSSVTNTLLFVDVLLFKRFLKEEKNLKKYAEELEYILINLVHHTLNSKQQQKYDERLSYLFIASLSFLPDDYHHFDAHYRERLVNKFSAEVYQYLMDIICVTAWEDLTLDYKESEFVFGIAKDLNLEENKVKKSIEKVAVFFKENAKKIPHLKDHNLAEKFYENTSKFANKLILRNSKRLQKELAESKELVALISKSTTTNLSVEEKRKVQNQLLDIFKSIPSLAIFMLPGGAILLPIFIKLIPKLLPSSFDENRIEE from the coding sequence ATGAACCCGTCTGCTTCTGGTTGGATAGATAAGTTTGGACAAATAGTAACCAATAGTACTGTTGTCTACTCTAATTTTAATGACTTATACCGTAGTCTTTGTACTACAGGTTTTATATATGGAATTCACGTAAAATGGCTACATTTTATACCAATTACCCATACACCAACAGAAGATGAAAATGCAAAAGCCAACCTAATTTCCGCATTATATTTCACATATTTATTAGAAAAAAAGGATTATAATTATGCCAATTTTATAGATTTAACTATTCGTTTTTATGAAGCTTTAGACATAAATTCTAGCTTTTTTGATAAAGTTTTTACAGGTTCAAAAGCGAGTAATAAATTAGAGGCTATACTAAAATCTAGAGTTTTTTTAGAGGATAATTTAATAAACAAAACCTTTGGAAGTTCTGTTACAAACACCTTGCTTTTTGTTGATGTATTACTTTTTAAACGTTTTTTAAAAGAAGAAAAGAATCTAAAAAAGTATGCAGAAGAGCTAGAGTATATTCTAATAAATTTAGTTCACCACACTTTAAACTCTAAGCAACAGCAAAAATATGATGAGCGTTTAAGCTATTTATTTATTGCTTCATTATCATTTTTACCAGACGATTATCATCATTTTGATGCGCATTACAGAGAACGTTTGGTTAATAAATTTTCGGCTGAAGTATACCAATATTTGATGGATATAATTTGCGTGACAGCTTGGGAAGATTTAACATTAGACTACAAAGAATCTGAGTTTGTTTTTGGTATTGCAAAAGATCTAAATTTAGAAGAAAATAAGGTTAAAAAATCTATTGAAAAAGTTGCTGTTTTTTTTAAGGAAAATGCAAAGAAAATTCCGCATTTAAAAGACCATAATTTAGCTGAAAAATTTTATGAAAACACATCAAAATTTGCTAACAAATTAATATTAAGAAACAGCAAAAGGTTACAAAAAGAATTAGCAGAAAGTAAAGAGTTGGTTGCATTAATATCTAAATCTACTACTACAAATTTAAGTGTAGAAGAAAAGAGAAAAGTACAAAACCAACTATTAGATATTTTTAAAAGTATACCTTCTTTAGCAATATTTATGTTACCAGGAGGTGCTATATTACTACCTATTTTTATTAAATTAATTCCTAAATTGCTACCTTCTTCTTTTGATGAAAACCGAATTGAAGAATAA
- a CDS encoding DUF4331 family protein, which translates to MRKNRNLLVICLLAIVGVVLVAADHIDAPSTTGQTADIADFYAFEPTEGSDNTVFVVDLQTNVLPDLAYGTFDEGVLTEINIDKDGDLVEDLVIQAIPRDGVMYFFGPIAPSATGLSGEVMVDAPLGSVAISGATATVEELSNGVKLFAGPRQDAFFFDFTQFNAVIGGMAPEGFKAVGESTDTFNGANTMSIAIEIPNTMLGTTTATNALGLEVYKTWVTTNKK; encoded by the coding sequence ATGAGAAAAAACAGAAATTTATTAGTTATATGCTTACTAGCAATAGTAGGTGTAGTATTGGTAGCGGCAGATCATATAGATGCACCGTCTACTACAGGACAAACTGCAGATATTGCAGATTTTTATGCTTTTGAGCCTACAGAGGGATCTGACAATACCGTATTTGTAGTAGACTTACAAACCAATGTTTTACCAGATTTAGCTTACGGTACTTTTGATGAAGGTGTACTAACAGAAATTAATATAGATAAAGATGGTGATTTAGTTGAAGATTTAGTAATACAAGCTATACCAAGAGACGGTGTTATGTACTTTTTTGGACCTATAGCACCATCTGCTACTGGTTTAAGTGGTGAGGTTATGGTAGACGCTCCATTAGGTTCAGTTGCTATATCTGGTGCTACTGCTACGGTAGAAGAACTATCTAATGGGGTAAAACTATTTGCAGGCCCAAGGCAAGATGCTTTCTTTTTTGACTTTACACAGTTTAATGCAGTTATAGGCGGTATGGCTCCAGAAGGTTTTAAGGCTGTAGGTGAGTCTACAGATACTTTTAATGGTGCAAATACAATGTCTATTGCAATAGAAATTCCTAACACTATGTTGGGTACAACCACAGCTACTAATGCTTTAGGTTTAGAAGTGTACAAAACTTGGGTAACTACAAACAAAAAATAA
- a CDS encoding tetratricopeptide repeat protein, whose product MKNLALYILLITFASCNLDGNTTVTNAEDYNAFLKVDAEKTTSRQYELWNSKIKPDSMQIASFGMVAQEYNRYFKNTGKIEYLKKAEQCLARAVDVAAVNKADFYRSLGRNYISQHRFKEALQMALEAQKMGSGVTQTQSLLFDVYMELGDYDKAEETLSLLKDKNSFGYLIRIAKWKDYKGDLDATIAYMEKAKQLAEMSNNTNLKIWSYTNIADYYGHAGRIKDSYNYYLKSLELEPHNAYAKKGIAWIVFSYERNPTEALRILNAITKSYNAPDYYLLKAEIAEFQENKVEKLKNMDRYVKAVANPSYGAMYNAYNVNFYLDYTDLYSKALDIAKKEVNSRKTPESYMLLAHSLYKKGDVANAVAIIEKHIEGKTFEPHILYSSAEIYKAAGKTKKVKELKEELIDAIYELGPNMEKKIAQL is encoded by the coding sequence ATGAAAAATTTAGCCTTATATATACTCTTAATTACTTTTGCTTCTTGTAATTTAGATGGTAATACAACAGTTACAAACGCAGAAGATTATAATGCATTTTTAAAGGTTGATGCAGAAAAAACAACATCAAGACAATATGAGTTGTGGAACTCAAAAATAAAACCAGATAGTATGCAAATTGCCAGTTTTGGTATGGTTGCACAAGAATATAATAGGTATTTTAAAAACACTGGTAAAATAGAATATCTTAAAAAGGCAGAACAATGTTTAGCAAGAGCTGTAGATGTTGCAGCAGTTAATAAAGCAGATTTTTATAGATCATTAGGGCGTAATTATATTTCTCAGCATAGGTTTAAAGAAGCATTGCAAATGGCACTGGAAGCCCAAAAAATGGGCAGTGGAGTAACGCAAACGCAAAGTCTTTTGTTTGATGTATATATGGAGTTAGGCGATTATGATAAAGCAGAGGAAACTTTATCTCTCTTAAAAGATAAAAATAGCTTTGGTTATTTAATTAGGATAGCAAAATGGAAAGACTATAAAGGAGATTTAGATGCTACTATAGCTTATATGGAAAAAGCTAAACAGCTAGCAGAAATGTCTAACAATACCAATTTAAAAATATGGTCTTATACTAATATTGCAGATTATTACGGTCACGCCGGAAGAATTAAAGACTCTTACAATTACTATTTAAAATCTTTAGAATTAGAACCTCATAATGCATATGCTAAAAAGGGAATTGCATGGATTGTTTTTTCATACGAACGAAACCCAACAGAAGCACTACGCATTTTAAACGCAATTACAAAAAGTTATAATGCTCCAGATTATTATTTACTAAAGGCAGAAATTGCAGAATTTCAAGAAAATAAAGTAGAGAAACTTAAAAATATGGATAGGTATGTAAAGGCTGTGGCTAACCCTTCATATGGTGCTATGTACAATGCATACAATGTTAACTTTTATTTAGATTATACAGATTTGTATAGTAAAGCTTTAGATATCGCTAAAAAAGAAGTGAATAGTAGAAAAACTCCAGAGTCTTATATGTTGCTAGCTCATAGCTTATATAAAAAAGGAGATGTAGCTAATGCTGTTGCTATTATAGAAAAGCATATAGAAGGCAAAACTTTTGAGCCTCATATTTTATACAGTTCTGCAGAAATTTATAAGGCAGCAGGAAAAACAAAAAAAGTAAAAGAATTAAAAGAAGAATTAATAGATGCAATTTATGAATTAGGTCCTAATATGGAGAAAAAAATTGCTCAATTATAA
- a CDS encoding anti-sigma factor, which translates to MNIEEYIASGKLELYVAGVLSKEENLQIHNDAEQHPELKKEIEAIEASILALSKSASPKLDSNMFTAIKRRLNLEDNTKVVQLPKQKSGWATYTGWAAAVVLSAGMLWMYNQNKDLESKIEVVSQEKIDLESKIDNANNSLIETQDLLNTIRDKNIDVVALGGQAVSPESYAKAYWNKKEQKVFIDAKGLPEPPDGFVYQVWSLKLNPLTPTSLGLLEDFKGDENKIFALANANNSEAFGITLEPAGGSESPTLEQLYTLGVAASS; encoded by the coding sequence ATGAACATTGAAGAATACATAGCGTCCGGAAAACTAGAACTTTATGTTGCAGGTGTGCTTTCTAAAGAAGAAAACTTGCAAATACATAATGATGCTGAACAGCATCCGGAACTTAAAAAAGAAATAGAAGCCATAGAAGCCTCTATATTAGCACTTAGCAAATCTGCTTCTCCTAAATTAGATAGTAATATGTTTACTGCTATTAAACGTAGGCTAAATTTGGAAGATAATACTAAAGTTGTACAGTTACCAAAACAAAAATCTGGTTGGGCCACGTATACAGGCTGGGCTGCTGCAGTGGTTTTATCTGCCGGTATGCTTTGGATGTACAACCAAAATAAAGATTTGGAATCTAAAATAGAAGTAGTTTCACAAGAAAAAATTGACTTAGAATCTAAAATAGATAATGCAAATAATTCTTTAATTGAAACACAAGATTTACTAAATACAATTAGAGACAAAAATATAGATGTTGTTGCTTTAGGCGGACAAGCAGTTTCGCCAGAGTCTTATGCAAAAGCATACTGGAACAAAAAAGAACAAAAAGTATTTATAGATGCCAAAGGATTACCAGAGCCACCAGATGGTTTTGTGTATCAAGTATGGTCTTTAAAACTTAATCCTTTAACTCCAACTAGCTTAGGACTACTTGAAGACTTTAAAGGAGATGAAAATAAAATATTTGCTTTAGCAAATGCTAACAACTCTGAAGCCTTTGGTATTACCTTAGAGCCTGCAGGTGGTAGCGAGTCTCCTACTCTAGAGCAATTATACACATTGGGTGTAGCCGCTAGCTCATAA
- a CDS encoding RNA polymerase sigma factor, whose protein sequence is MQLETLVIQFQNKDPKAFEKLYDMYSENICGVINTIVKNSDISQEICQDVFVKIWNNADKYNASKGRFFTWILNIARNAAIDEVRSKSHKNSKQNLSADYFVSILEDKNNLDDKMDAIGVKKFLVNLKDKCVQIIEMLYFKGYTQKEASEELNIPLGTIKTRNRSCISQLRKNVLG, encoded by the coding sequence ATGCAATTAGAGACCCTAGTTATACAATTTCAGAATAAAGACCCAAAAGCTTTTGAAAAATTATATGATATGTATTCTGAAAACATTTGTGGTGTAATAAATACAATTGTAAAAAACTCAGATATATCTCAAGAAATATGTCAGGATGTTTTTGTAAAAATCTGGAATAATGCAGACAAATACAATGCGTCTAAAGGGAGGTTTTTTACTTGGATTTTAAACATTGCTCGCAATGCTGCTATAGATGAAGTGCGTTCTAAATCCCACAAAAACAGCAAACAAAACCTATCTGCAGATTACTTCGTAAGTATCTTAGAAGATAAAAATAACCTAGATGATAAAATGGATGCCATTGGAGTTAAAAAGTTTTTAGTTAACTTAAAAGACAAGTGTGTACAAATAATAGAAATGTTATACTTTAAAGGCTATACCCAAAAAGAAGCATCAGAGGAATTAAATATTCCTTTAGGTACTATTAAAACAAGAAACAGAAGTTGCATATCGCAATTAAGAAAAAATGTATTAGGATAG
- a CDS encoding superoxide dismutase family protein has product MNKIIVTLSILFISFTYSCKNQNKKTEETSTTKATVIPDNEKSKTLTITLEPKSNSNVTGKITFTQNNNKVAMVANLTGLKEGEHAIHIHEKADCSSDDGKSAGGHWNPTFEKHGKWGDKDGYHKGDIGNFIADNNGNSEIKFSTNEWCLGCEDPKKNILGKGIIVHEGVDDFTSQPSGNAGARVSCAGIIE; this is encoded by the coding sequence ATGAATAAAATAATAGTAACGCTATCAATTCTTTTTATAAGTTTTACATACAGTTGTAAAAATCAAAATAAAAAAACAGAGGAAACTTCTACAACAAAAGCCACTGTAATTCCTGATAATGAGAAATCAAAAACACTAACAATTACATTGGAGCCTAAAAGTAACAGTAATGTTACTGGTAAAATTACCTTTACCCAAAATAACAACAAAGTGGCAATGGTTGCCAACCTTACAGGTTTAAAAGAAGGTGAACACGCCATACATATTCACGAAAAAGCAGATTGCTCTTCTGATGATGGTAAATCTGCAGGCGGACACTGGAACCCAACTTTTGAAAAACACGGAAAATGGGGAGATAAAGACGGATACCATAAAGGAGATATTGGAAATTTTATTGCTGACAATAACGGTAATTCTGAAATTAAATTTAGCACCAATGAATGGTGTTTAGGTTGTGAAGATCCTAAAAAAAATATTCTAGGAAAAGGAATAATAGTTCATGAAGGTGTAGACGATTTTACATCTCAACCTAGTGGTAATGCTGGTGCAAGAGTAAGTTGCGCAGGAATTATTGAATAA